One Mauremys reevesii isolate NIE-2019 linkage group 27, ASM1616193v1, whole genome shotgun sequence genomic region harbors:
- the PGAP3 gene encoding post-GPI attachment to proteins factor 3 isoform X1: MAAKGAALLLLLLGAAAAPGPVRGSQGDREPVYRDCLAQCERRNCSGAGLRHFRSRQPLYMSLTGWTCRDDCKYECMWLTVGLYVQEGYRVPQFHGKWPFSRFLFFQEPASAFASFLNGLANFVMLTRYKASVPPSSPMYHTCIAFAWVSLNAWFWSTLFHTRETDVTEKMDYFCASTVILHSIYLCCVRTLGLKRPAFANAFGGFLILFLACHVSYLTLVRFDYGYNMAANVAIGLLNLFWWLGWCVRNQQRLPYVRKCVVVVLLLQGLALLELLDFPPLFWIFDAHAIWHISTIPVNVLFYSFLRDDSLHLLKANSDVLKID; this comes from the exons ATGGCGGCGAAAGGGgccgcgctgctgctgctgctgctcgggGCGGCAGCGGCGCCGGGCCCGGTGCGGGGCTCGCAGGGGGATCGGGAGCCAGTGTATCGGGACTGCCTGGCCCAGTGCGAGCGGCGCAACTGCTCGGGGGCCGGCCTGCGGCACTTCCGCTCCCGGCAGCCGCTCTACATGAGCCTGACAG GCTGGACCTGCAGAGATGACTGTAAATATGAGTGCATGTGGCTTACAGTGGGGCTTTATGTCCAGGAAGGTTACAGAGTGCCTCAGTTCCATGGCAAG TGGCCCTTTTCCCGCTTCCTGTTCTTCCAGGAACCTGCATCTGCCTTTGCTTCTTTCCTTAACGGACTTGCCAACTTTGTGATGTTGACTAGATACAAAGCATCCGTCCCGCCTTCATCTCCCATGTACCACACCTGTATCGCCTTTGCCTGG GTTTCATTAAATGCCTGGTTCTGGTCTACACTCTTCCATACAAGGGAGACTGATGTAACCGAG AAAATGGATTACTTCTGCGCTTCCACCGTCATCCTGCACTCCATCTACCTGTGCTGTGTCAG GACCCTGGGTCTGAAACGTCCAGCCTTTGCTAATGCCTTTGGGGGTTTTCTGATCCTCTTCCTGGCCTGCCATGTCTCGTACCTGACGCTCGTGCGCTTTGATTATGGCTACAACATGGCCGCAAACGTGGCGATCG GCCTTCTCAACCTCTtctggtggctgggctggtgCGTCAGGAACCAGCAGCGCCTCCCGTACGTGCGGAAGTgcgtggtggtggtgctgctccTTCAGGGCTTGGCGCTGCTCGAGCTCCTCGACTTCCCGCCCCTCTTCTGGATCTTCGACGCACACGCCATCTGGCACATCAGCACCATTCCTGTCAACGTCCTCTTCTACAG TTTCCTCCGTGACGACAG
- the PGAP3 gene encoding post-GPI attachment to proteins factor 3 isoform X3, with translation MWLTVGLYVQEGYRVPQFHGKWPFSRFLFFQEPASAFASFLNGLANFVMLTRYKASVPPSSPMYHTCIAFAWVSLNAWFWSTLFHTRETDVTEKMDYFCASTVILHSIYLCCVRTLGLKRPAFANAFGGFLILFLACHVSYLTLVRFDYGYNMAANVAIGLLNLFWWLGWCVRNQQRLPYVRKCVVVVLLLQGLALLELLDFPPLFWIFDAHAIWHISTIPVNVLFYSFLRDDSLHLLKANSDVLKID, from the exons ATGTGGCTTACAGTGGGGCTTTATGTCCAGGAAGGTTACAGAGTGCCTCAGTTCCATGGCAAG TGGCCCTTTTCCCGCTTCCTGTTCTTCCAGGAACCTGCATCTGCCTTTGCTTCTTTCCTTAACGGACTTGCCAACTTTGTGATGTTGACTAGATACAAAGCATCCGTCCCGCCTTCATCTCCCATGTACCACACCTGTATCGCCTTTGCCTGG GTTTCATTAAATGCCTGGTTCTGGTCTACACTCTTCCATACAAGGGAGACTGATGTAACCGAG AAAATGGATTACTTCTGCGCTTCCACCGTCATCCTGCACTCCATCTACCTGTGCTGTGTCAG GACCCTGGGTCTGAAACGTCCAGCCTTTGCTAATGCCTTTGGGGGTTTTCTGATCCTCTTCCTGGCCTGCCATGTCTCGTACCTGACGCTCGTGCGCTTTGATTATGGCTACAACATGGCCGCAAACGTGGCGATCG GCCTTCTCAACCTCTtctggtggctgggctggtgCGTCAGGAACCAGCAGCGCCTCCCGTACGTGCGGAAGTgcgtggtggtggtgctgctccTTCAGGGCTTGGCGCTGCTCGAGCTCCTCGACTTCCCGCCCCTCTTCTGGATCTTCGACGCACACGCCATCTGGCACATCAGCACCATTCCTGTCAACGTCCTCTTCTACAG TTTCCTCCGTGACGACAG
- the PGAP3 gene encoding post-GPI attachment to proteins factor 3 isoform X2 has product MAAKGAALLLLLLGAAAAPGPVRGSQGDREPVYRDCLAQCERRNCSGAGLRHFRSRQPLYMSLTGWTCRDDCKYECMWLTVGLYVQEGYRVPQFHGKWPFSRFLFFQEPASAFASFLNGLANFVMLTRYKASVPPSSPMYHTCIAFAWVSLNAWFWSTLFHTRETDVTEKMDYFCASTVILHSIYLCCVRPSQPLLVAGLVRQEPAAPPVRAEVRGGGAAPSGLGAARAPRLPAPLLDLRRTRHLAHQHHSCQRPLLQFPP; this is encoded by the exons ATGGCGGCGAAAGGGgccgcgctgctgctgctgctgctcgggGCGGCAGCGGCGCCGGGCCCGGTGCGGGGCTCGCAGGGGGATCGGGAGCCAGTGTATCGGGACTGCCTGGCCCAGTGCGAGCGGCGCAACTGCTCGGGGGCCGGCCTGCGGCACTTCCGCTCCCGGCAGCCGCTCTACATGAGCCTGACAG GCTGGACCTGCAGAGATGACTGTAAATATGAGTGCATGTGGCTTACAGTGGGGCTTTATGTCCAGGAAGGTTACAGAGTGCCTCAGTTCCATGGCAAG TGGCCCTTTTCCCGCTTCCTGTTCTTCCAGGAACCTGCATCTGCCTTTGCTTCTTTCCTTAACGGACTTGCCAACTTTGTGATGTTGACTAGATACAAAGCATCCGTCCCGCCTTCATCTCCCATGTACCACACCTGTATCGCCTTTGCCTGG GTTTCATTAAATGCCTGGTTCTGGTCTACACTCTTCCATACAAGGGAGACTGATGTAACCGAG AAAATGGATTACTTCTGCGCTTCCACCGTCATCCTGCACTCCATCTACCTGTGCTGTGTCAG GCCTTCTCAACCTCTtctggtggctgggctggtgCGTCAGGAACCAGCAGCGCCTCCCGTACGTGCGGAAGTgcgtggtggtggtgctgctccTTCAGGGCTTGGCGCTGCTCGAGCTCCTCGACTTCCCGCCCCTCTTCTGGATCTTCGACGCACACGCCATCTGGCACATCAGCACCATTCCTGTCAACGTCCTCTTCTACAG TTTCCTCCGTGA